From a single Apium graveolens cultivar Ventura chromosome 2, ASM990537v1, whole genome shotgun sequence genomic region:
- the LOC141707080 gene encoding putative 3-beta-hydroxysteroid-Delta(8),Delta(7)-isomerase, with product MAGAESSLGNAHPYIPEDLSLPGFVPGFLSMSTIVGVYGGSSLLVVSLMWIISGRVAKLAKLDRLLMCWWVFTGLTHMVLEGYFVFSPQFYQKTTPHYLAEVWKEYSKGDSRYAGRDAGVVSVEGITAVLEGPACLLVTYAIAKRKSYSHVLQVAISLGQLYGTAVYFITSFLEGDNFAVDSFYYYAYYIFANSFWVWIPTLIVIRSWSKICAAFSAQEQKKSRAKNR from the exons ATGGCCGGAGCTGAGTCATCTCTAGGAAATGCCCATCCTTATATTCCAGAAGATCTCAGTCTTCCAGGTTTCGTGCCTGGTTTCTTGTCAATGTCAACCATTGTTGGAGTCTATGGAGGGTCTTCGTTGCTTGTTGTATCCCTCATGTGGATTATCTCTG GGAGAGTTGCTAAATTAGCAAAGCTTGACAGATTGCTAATGTGCTGGTGGGTTTTCACTGGTCTCACCCACATGGTACTCGAGGGTTATTTTGTTTTTTCTCCCCAATTTTACCAGAAGACGACTCCCCATTACCTTGCAGAAGTCT GGAAGGAATACAGCAAAGGCGACTCAAGATACGCAGGACGAGATGCTGGAGTTGTTTCTGTAGAAGGAATAACTGCAGTTTTGGAGGGTCCAGCTTGCCTTCTTGTAAC ATATGCTATTGCCAAAAGAAAATCATACAGCCATGTACTTCAGGTTGCTATTTCTCTTGGACAGCTGTATGGAACTGCTGTATATTTTATCACTTCTTTCCTGGAAGGGGATAACTTCGCTGTAGACTCATTTTATTATTATGCATACTACATATTTGCAAACTCCTTTTGGGTTTGGATACCGACACTTATAGTGATTCGTAGCTGGAGCAAGATATGTGCAGCATTTTCAGCACAAGAGCAGAAAAAGTCGAGGGCTAAAAACCGTTGA